A window of the Streptomyces sp. NBC_01351 genome harbors these coding sequences:
- a CDS encoding TetR/AcrR family transcriptional regulator: MGHREDLLEGAKKCLVEKGFVRTTARDVVKASGANLASIGYHYGSKDALLTEAFIALMQELGAVFQEGVEGEGGSLERFRAVWEGFLAHRDEAGPVWAASLEVALARDRMPDLRAMLAASQAEGRRGLIAMLTGTPEEEITEREERTLGGFYQALLNGLMIQWLFDPKSAATAEEFTEGMRAAAAAAMAGPGTRAEPEPGRGEQPGRGDQPDPVADPVADPE, from the coding sequence ATGGGACATCGTGAAGATCTGCTTGAGGGCGCCAAGAAGTGCCTGGTCGAGAAGGGTTTCGTGCGCACCACGGCGCGAGACGTCGTCAAGGCTTCCGGGGCGAACCTGGCCTCCATCGGCTACCACTACGGCTCGAAGGACGCGCTGCTCACCGAGGCCTTCATCGCCCTGATGCAGGAGCTGGGCGCGGTCTTCCAGGAGGGCGTGGAGGGGGAGGGCGGCTCGCTGGAACGGTTCCGCGCGGTCTGGGAGGGCTTCCTCGCCCACCGGGACGAAGCCGGTCCGGTCTGGGCGGCCAGCCTGGAGGTCGCGCTGGCCCGCGACCGGATGCCCGACCTGCGGGCGATGCTCGCGGCCTCCCAGGCCGAGGGGCGGCGCGGTCTGATCGCGATGCTCACCGGGACCCCCGAGGAGGAGATCACCGAACGGGAGGAGCGGACGCTCGGCGGCTTCTACCAGGCACTGCTGAACGGCCTGATGATCCAGTGGCTGTTCGACCCGAAGTCGGCGGCGACGGCGGAGGAGTTCACCGAGGGCATGAGGGCGGCCGCCGCCGCGGCGATGGCGGGCCCGGGGACGAGGGCGGAGCCGGAGCCGGGGCGGGGGGAGCAGCCGGGCCGGGGGGACCAGCCGGACCCGGTCGCGGACCCGGTCGCGGACCCGGAATAA
- a CDS encoding NAD(P)-dependent alcohol dehydrogenase, whose amino-acid sequence MKAIVQDRYGSSEVLEFREVDRPVPKDGEVLVRVRAASVNARDWHVMRGDPYVARLAFGLRRPKRRMRIQGGDFAGVVEAVGKDVTRVRPGDEVYGEADGAFAEYLCAPQGVLGPKPANLSFEQAAAVPLAGNTALMGLRDVGKVGPGQHVLVNGASGGVGTFAVQIAKALGAEVTGVCSTRNVDLVRSLGADHVVDYTREDFTRTGARYDLVFDLVGNRTLADCRRALNPTGMLILAGGGVSEGGSVFGPTGLLIRGTVMSRFGGGGRIHVLTTAPSTDNLAALRELVERGDVTPAVDRTYPLSEAAEAVRYLEVEHAGAKVVITV is encoded by the coding sequence ATGAAGGCGATCGTCCAAGACAGGTACGGCTCGTCCGAGGTGCTGGAGTTCAGGGAGGTCGACCGGCCGGTCCCCAAGGACGGCGAGGTGCTCGTACGGGTCCGCGCGGCCTCGGTGAACGCCCGTGACTGGCACGTCATGCGCGGCGATCCGTACGTGGCGCGCCTGGCGTTCGGGCTGAGGAGACCGAAGCGGCGGATGCGGATCCAGGGCGGTGACTTCGCAGGCGTGGTGGAAGCCGTCGGCAAGGACGTGACCCGGGTGCGTCCCGGTGACGAGGTGTACGGCGAGGCCGACGGGGCGTTCGCCGAGTACCTGTGCGCCCCGCAGGGCGTACTGGGGCCGAAGCCGGCCAACCTGAGCTTCGAGCAGGCCGCCGCGGTGCCGCTGGCCGGGAACACCGCGCTGATGGGCCTGCGCGACGTGGGGAAGGTGGGTCCGGGGCAGCACGTCCTGGTCAACGGCGCCTCGGGCGGAGTGGGGACGTTCGCGGTGCAGATCGCGAAGGCGCTCGGCGCGGAGGTGACGGGCGTCTGCAGTACGCGCAACGTGGACCTGGTCCGCTCGCTCGGCGCGGACCACGTCGTCGACTACACCCGGGAGGACTTCACCCGCACGGGCGCCCGGTACGACCTGGTCTTCGACCTGGTGGGCAACCGCACGCTGGCCGACTGCCGGCGGGCGCTGAATCCGACGGGGATGCTGATCCTGGCCGGCGGCGGCGTGTCCGAGGGGGGCAGCGTCTTCGGCCCGACGGGCCTCCTCATCCGAGGGACGGTCATGTCCCGCTTCGGCGGTGGCGGGCGGATCCACGTCCTGACGACGGCACCGAGCACGGACAACCTGGCGGCGCTGCGCGAGCTCGTCGAGCGCGGGGACGTCACCCCGGCCGTCGACCGGACCTACCCGCTGAGCGAGGCCGCCGAGGCCGTCCGCTACCTCGAAGTGGAGCACGCCGGCGCCAAGGTGGTCATCACCGTTTGA